A window of Desulfuromonas soudanensis genomic DNA:
GCCCCACCATTGACAACGATAAAAACCCTTAAAAAAGTTGACTTGGCCGGGAGGCAGCTGGTAACGTGAGGTCACATTTTGAGATCGAAGCCCTAGGGGAGTAGTCTACTGAGAGCCTTGCAACGGCAAGGCGACCCTTTGAACCTGATCCGGATCATACCGGCGTAGGGAAGCGGCGCGAACATCGGAGAGGGAGACCTCTTTGCTGGGGCCGCTTTTCGCGGCCCTTTTGACGTTTATGCGCATCCATATCAACGAAAAATCAGCCGAAATGGCCGACGACGCCACCCTCCTGCAGGTGCGGCAGCGTTTCAAGGCCGACGCCGACGTGATGATCGTCAACGGCTTCCCCGCCACCGTCGACGCAAGGCTCTGCGACGGCGACCGGGTGGTCCTGATACGCCGCGGCGAGCGCCCCGACGCCGATGAGCTCGAGGCGTTGATGGCCGCCCGCCACACCCCGGGCGTACACGCCCGGATCAAACGTTCTGTCGTCGGTATCGCCGGTGCCGGCGGCCTCGGTTCCGCCATCGCCGTCGCTCTGGCGCGGATCGGGGTGGGGACACTGATCATCGCCGACTTCGACGTCGTCGAACCGTCCAATCTCAACCGCCAGCAGTATTTCATCGACCAGATCGGTCTCCCCAAGGTCGTGGCCCTGGCTGAGAACCTGGCGCGGATCAACCCCTACGTCAGGGTTGCCGCCCACAACCTGCGCCTGACCCCGGACAACATTCCGCAGCTCTTCGGCGAGGTGGACGTTCTGACCGAAGCCTTCGACGGCGCCGACCAGAAGGCCATGCTCGTCGAAACCTTTCTCGGATACTGCCCCGGGAGGCCGCTGGTCGCCGCCTCGGGAATGGCCGGATACGGCCCTTCCAACACCCTGACCACCCGCCGCGCCGCCGGCAATTTCTATCTGGTCGGCGATCTGGAGTCGGCCGCCGGACCCGGCGAAGGGCTGATGGCCCCCCGGGTCGGCATCGCCGCCCACCATCAGGCCAACGCCGTGCTGCGACTCCTCCTCGGCGAAGAACCGGGGTGAAGAACCGCGTCTCGGGCAAGACGCAACAGAAATCCACCTTAATAACGACAGAAAAGCAGGGTGTTTAGCCACCAAGACACGGAGACACCAAGAAGAGCAACGAAAGGAACCAGCCTTACTTGGTGCCTTGGTGGCAAATTTAAACTTTCATCGATTTCTAAGTACCCCAGGAGAGCCTTAGAACCATGATGATCACCGTTAATGGCCGAGAGCGGGAGGTCGCCCCCGGAACGTCCGTCGGCGCCCTCCTCGAAACGCTGAACATGGAGATCGCCCGCGTCGCGGTTGAATTCAACCGGGCAATCCTCCCCCGGGATCGCCTCAGTGCCACCCTGCTGCAGGAGGGGGACACCCTGGAGATCGTCCAGTTCGTCGGCGGCGGATAGATTTTCGACCGAACGCCTGATTCCCCAAACCCTTCACCGAGGATGACCCAATGGATCCGTTGATCATTGCCGGCCGCAGCTTCCATTCCCGCCTGCTGGTCGGCACAGGCAAATTCGCTTCCAACGCCGCCATGGTCTCAGCCATGGAAGGATCGGGAGCCGAGATCGTCACTGTGGCCCTGCGTCGCGTCGACATCGACAATCCGGCCGACAGCATGCTCTCCCACATCGATCGCAACCGCTATCTCCTCCTCCCCAACACCAGCGGCGCCCGCGACGCCGAGGAGGCGGTGCGCCTGGCCCGTCTGGCCCGGGCCGCCGGCTGCGAGCCGTGGGTCAAGCTCGAGATCACCCCCGACCCCTACTACCTCCTCCCCGATCCCGTCGAGACCCTCAAGGCTGCCGAGATCCTGGTCAAAGAAGGGTTCATCGTCCTCCCCTACATCAATGCCGACCCGGTGCTGGCCAAGCGCCTGCAGGAAGTCGGTACCGCCACCGTCATGCCCCTCGGCGCTCCCATCGGCTCCAACAGGGGACTCAGGACCCGGGATCTCATCGCCATCATCATCGAACAGGCGATCGTTCCGGTCATCGTCGACGCCGGACTCGGCGCCCCGTCCCACGCCGCCGAAGCGATGGAAATGGGAGCCGACGCCGTCCTGGTCAACACCGCCCTCGCCGTCAGCGCCAACCCCGGCGGGATGGGGATCGCCTTCAAAAAGGGGGTCGAGGCCGGCCGCGAGGCCTACCTGGCCGGACTCGGCAGGCAACAGGACCGCGCCGAGGCGTCGAGTCCCCTGACCGGATTCCTGGGAGACTGATGCCGTGTCCTTCGTCGACGAAATCAATAAATATGATCCGGAACAGGTCCGCGCCGGGATCGCCGCCAAGACGGTCAGCGACGTCGAGCGCGCCCTCTCCTCCGAGCGGCTGCGCCCTGACGATTTCATGGCGCTGATTTCCCCCGCCGCCGAAGGTTTTCTCGAGGCCATGGCGCAGAAGGCGCACCGCCTGACCCGGCAACGCTTCGGCAACACCATTCTCCTCTACGCCCCCCTCTACATCTCCAATGAATGCAGCAACGGCTGCCTCTACTGCGGCTTCAACGCCCACAACAGGGTCCCCCGTCGCACCCTGACCCTCGACGAAGTCGAGCGGGACGCCCGCATCCTCCACAACCTCGGGTTCCGCCACATCCTCCTGGTGACCGGAGAAGCCCCGGCCAAGGTCGGCAACGATCTCCTGGCCGCCGCGGCGCGGCGCATCCGCCCCCTGTTCAGCTCCATCTCCATCGAGGTCTACCCCATGGAGGAGGCGGGGTACGCCCAGATGGTCGAGGCCGGAGTCGACGGCCTCACCGTCTATCAGGAGACCTACGACCGCGCTCTCTACAGCCAGCTGCACCCCTTCGGCAAGAAGCGCGACTACGATTTCCGCCTCCTCACGCCGGAGAGGGCCGGGGCCGCCGGTCTGCGCCGCATCGGCATCGGTTTTCTCCAGGGGCTCGGCGACTTCCGCAGCGATGCCTTCTTCACCGGGCTGCACGCCCTCTACCTCTCCCGGAACTTCTGGCGCACCCAGATCTCCGTCTCCTTTCCGCGGATGCGCCCGGCCGAAGGGGGTTTCTCCCCCCCCAGTCCGGTCTCCGACCGCAGCCTGGTGCAACTGATCTGCGCCATGCGCCTGCTGATGCCCGATGCCGGCCTCGTCCTTTCCACCCGCGAGAGCGCCGCGCTGCGCGACAATCTCCTCCCCCTGGGGATCACCCAGATGAGCGCCGGATCCTGCACCGCCCCCGGCGGCTACGCCGACGGCGACCGCAGCACCGAGCAGTTCGCCATCGACGACGACCGCACCCCCGCCGAAGTCTGCGCGCTCTTGCGCAGCCGGGGATACGACCCGGTGTGGAAAGACTGGGACAGCGCCTTTCTCGACAGAAGCGCCGGCTGCTGATCATGGATGCCCCGCCCCGGATCGACTTTCCCCTCTATCTGATCACCGACCGGCTGCTGCTCCCGGCGGGGCGCACCCTGATCGAGGCCGTAACTTCCGCTCTCGAAGGGGGGGTGAGGGCGGTCCAGCTGCGGGAGAAGGACCTCGACGATGCCGCGCTCTACCCCCTGGCCAGGGAGCTGCGCGCCCTCACCCGGGCGTTCGGCGCCAGGCTGCTCATCAACGACCGTATCGACCTGGCCCTGGCCATCGGGGCCGACGGCGTCCACCTCGGCGGCAACTCCCTGCCGACGGCCGAAGCCCGGCGCTTTCTCGGCCCCGCCCCATTGATCGGCGTTTCCACCCACCGTCTGGAGGAGATCGCCGGGGCCGCTTCCCAGGGGGCCGATTTCGTCACCTTCGGTCCGGTCTATTTCACCGCCTCCAAGGCGCCCTACGGCGAGCCGGTCGGCCTCGAGGCCCTGCGCTGCGCCTGCATCGCCCCTCCCCTGCCGGTCTTTGCCCTCGGCGGCATCCAACTCCACAGAATCAGCGAAGTCCTCGACAGCGGCGTCCGGGGGATCGCCCTGATCTCTGCCATCCTCTCCCGCCCTGACCCGGCCGGCGCCGCCCGCGAAATCCTCGCCCGCCTGAAGAAGATTTGACCCGCCCGCCTTGTGGACTCCCTGCCGTCCATTAAACTGTAGCTATGCGGGCCGCGAGGGACCGAGATCCTTTTCACCACCTGTATCCGGGATACCCATGGAAATAGTCCTCGTCCTCATCATTCTGGCGATTGCTGTCACCCTTTTTGCCACCGAATGGATCCGCATGGATCTGGTCAGCCTGATGGTCCTTCTGGCCCTCGGGCTCACCGGCCTGGTGTCCGTCGAGGAAGCCTTTTCCGGGTTCAGCAATCCGGCGGTGATCACCGTCGCCGCCATGTTCGTCATCAGCGCCAGCATCGCCAGCACCGGCGCCACCGGCAAGCTTGGCGAAAAACTCCTGCAGGTGGCCGGATCAAGCGAAACCCGCCTCATCATCGTCATCATGCTGACGGTGGCCACCTTTTCGGCCTTCATCAACAATATCGGCTCCACCGCCGTGCTCATGCCGCTTGTCATCACCATCGCCCGCAAAACGAACATCCCCCCCTCCAAACTCCTCATGCCCCTGGCCTTCGGCTCCCTGATGGGGGGGGTCTGCACCCTGATCGGCACGCCGCCGAACATCCTGATGAACGCCCTGATGGAGCAATACACCGGGGAGAGTTTCTCCATGTTCGACTTCACCCCGGTCGGTGTGGCCATCGTGGCCACCGGCACGCTCTATATGGCCTTTATCGGCCGCCATCTCCTCCCCAAACGCAAGGCGGGCACCCTGACGGAGGCCTACCAGGTCAAGGAATACATCACCGAAGTGGAGATCAAGGCCGACTCCCCCCTGGCCGGCAAAACAATTACCGAAAGCGGCCTCGATTCGGAATTCAATCTCAAGGTCAGGGGGATTCTGCGGGAGAAAAAAAAGATCCCCAATCCCCGTCGCAACCACAAGCTGCGGATCGGAGACATCCTCTTTATCGAAGGGAATCCCGAGGGGATCCTCAGGGTCCGGAAGCAGAAGGGGCTGGAGGTCGTCCCGGAACGGGACAACCCGGTTCTCCTCGACTCGAAACAGAGCAAGGAGATGGTGGTGGTCGAGGCGAGCCTCACCCCGACCAGCGAGTTGGTGGGAAAAACCCTGCGCGAGGTCCGCTTCGCCGACACCCACGGGCTGACCGTTCTCGCCATCTGGCGCCGCGGGGCGCCGGTCGTCAAGAGAGTCGACCATGTCGAGCTGCGCTTCGGCGATGTCCTGTTGCTGCAAGGGGCAGAAGAAAAAGTCCTGCATCTCGGCAAGGAACACGATTTCCTCCTGCTCGGCGGCGTACCGAATGTCTCCTACTATCCCCGCAAGGCGCCCATCGCCCTCCTGATCCTCGGCGGAGTCGTTCTCCTGGCGGCCCTGGGGATCCTGCCGATCATGCTCTCCGCCACCCTCGGGGCGGTCGGCATGGTTCTCCTGCGCTGCCTCACCCC
This region includes:
- the thiS gene encoding sulfur carrier protein ThiS encodes the protein MMITVNGREREVAPGTSVGALLETLNMEIARVAVEFNRAILPRDRLSATLLQEGDTLEIVQFVGGG
- the thiH gene encoding 2-iminoacetate synthase ThiH, with the protein product MSFVDEINKYDPEQVRAGIAAKTVSDVERALSSERLRPDDFMALISPAAEGFLEAMAQKAHRLTRQRFGNTILLYAPLYISNECSNGCLYCGFNAHNRVPRRTLTLDEVERDARILHNLGFRHILLVTGEAPAKVGNDLLAAAARRIRPLFSSISIEVYPMEEAGYAQMVEAGVDGLTVYQETYDRALYSQLHPFGKKRDYDFRLLTPERAGAAGLRRIGIGFLQGLGDFRSDAFFTGLHALYLSRNFWRTQISVSFPRMRPAEGGFSPPSPVSDRSLVQLICAMRLLMPDAGLVLSTRESAALRDNLLPLGITQMSAGSCTAPGGYADGDRSTEQFAIDDDRTPAEVCALLRSRGYDPVWKDWDSAFLDRSAGC
- a CDS encoding thiazole synthase; the protein is MDPLIIAGRSFHSRLLVGTGKFASNAAMVSAMEGSGAEIVTVALRRVDIDNPADSMLSHIDRNRYLLLPNTSGARDAEEAVRLARLARAAGCEPWVKLEITPDPYYLLPDPVETLKAAEILVKEGFIVLPYINADPVLAKRLQEVGTATVMPLGAPIGSNRGLRTRDLIAIIIEQAIVPVIVDAGLGAPSHAAEAMEMGADAVLVNTALAVSANPGGMGIAFKKGVEAGREAYLAGLGRQQDRAEASSPLTGFLGD
- the thiE gene encoding thiamine phosphate synthase, whose protein sequence is MDAPPRIDFPLYLITDRLLLPAGRTLIEAVTSALEGGVRAVQLREKDLDDAALYPLARELRALTRAFGARLLINDRIDLALAIGADGVHLGGNSLPTAEARRFLGPAPLIGVSTHRLEEIAGAASQGADFVTFGPVYFTASKAPYGEPVGLEALRCACIAPPLPVFALGGIQLHRISEVLDSGVRGIALISAILSRPDPAGAAREILARLKKI
- a CDS encoding SLC13 family permease, with the protein product MEIVLVLIILAIAVTLFATEWIRMDLVSLMVLLALGLTGLVSVEEAFSGFSNPAVITVAAMFVISASIASTGATGKLGEKLLQVAGSSETRLIIVIMLTVATFSAFINNIGSTAVLMPLVITIARKTNIPPSKLLMPLAFGSLMGGVCTLIGTPPNILMNALMEQYTGESFSMFDFTPVGVAIVATGTLYMAFIGRHLLPKRKAGTLTEAYQVKEYITEVEIKADSPLAGKTITESGLDSEFNLKVRGILREKKKIPNPRRNHKLRIGDILFIEGNPEGILRVRKQKGLEVVPERDNPVLLDSKQSKEMVVVEASLTPTSELVGKTLREVRFADTHGLTVLAIWRRGAPVVKRVDHVELRFGDVLLLQGAEEKVLHLGKEHDFLLLGGVPNVSYYPRKAPIALLILGGVVLLAALGILPIMLSATLGAVGMVLLRCLTPREAYESIDWSIIMLIAGTLPLGMAMENSGAARFLADGLIGVVGPYGPWIVLGALFLLTSVLTEVMSHAAAAVLIAPIAYNTALELAVSPKPFFMAVAIAASSCFMTPISHQSNALVMGPGGYHFLDYTKAGAALNFSIWILSTALIPLVFPF
- the thiF gene encoding sulfur carrier protein ThiS adenylyltransferase ThiF; the encoded protein is MRIHINEKSAEMADDATLLQVRQRFKADADVMIVNGFPATVDARLCDGDRVVLIRRGERPDADELEALMAARHTPGVHARIKRSVVGIAGAGGLGSAIAVALARIGVGTLIIADFDVVEPSNLNRQQYFIDQIGLPKVVALAENLARINPYVRVAAHNLRLTPDNIPQLFGEVDVLTEAFDGADQKAMLVETFLGYCPGRPLVAASGMAGYGPSNTLTTRRAAGNFYLVGDLESAAGPGEGLMAPRVGIAAHHQANAVLRLLLGEEPG